A genomic region of Rhipicephalus sanguineus isolate Rsan-2018 chromosome 1, BIME_Rsan_1.4, whole genome shotgun sequence contains the following coding sequences:
- the LOC119389006 gene encoding uncharacterized protein K02A2.6-like produces MPWPFPEKPWSRLHLDYAGPYRNTYFFIAVDAFSKWIEVFPVSTPSAEATISCMRIMFANQGLPDVVVSDNGPAFTSELYSTFLKKNGVRRMLVPSYHPASNGAAERAVQTLKNKLRKAGPGDIRTQIARILLAYRSTPHEVTGCCPSELLLGWKLRTALDLLHPDLRTKVLQKQLKQKIRCDQGTRPRVLGHSGDQVFARNFRPGPAWLPAVITEQRTSSMDVLLEDGQRLTRHLDHIRQPPEELSADNQESGSPVATGLAPSLDVGQRQLTPDRLHDTESRQDPRADVARETELAVKAPSTPVLRRSTRIRRPVSRYSP; encoded by the coding sequence ATGCCCTGGCCGTTCCCGGAGAAACCGTGGTCACGGCTGCATCTGGACTATGCCGGTCCTTACAGGAACACCTATTTTTTTATCGCAGTCGATGCGTTCTCAAAGTGGATTGAAGTGTTCCCGGTCTCCACACCCTCGGCTGAAGCAACTATATCCTGCATGCGAATTATGTTCGCAAACCAAGGCCTTCCAGATGTGGTCGTGTCGGATAATGGGCCAGCATTTACCAGTGAGCTCTACTCCACATTCCTCAAGAAAAACGGGGTGAGGCGAATGCTGGTGCCGTCGTATCATCCAGCGTCTAACGGTGCTGCAGAGCGGGCAGTGCAGACGCTCAAAAACAAGTTGCGGAAGGCTGGCCCTGGAGATATTCGCACTCAAATTGCCCGCATACTCCTGGCTTACAGGTCAACGcctcacgaggtcacgggttGCTGTCCGTCGGAGCTGTTGTTGGGGTGGAAGCTGAGGACTGCGTTGGACCTGCTACACCCAGACCTCAGGACTAAGGTGCTACAGAAGCAACTTAAGCAGAAAATCAGATGCGACCAAGGAACAAGACCCAGGGTTTTGGGTCACTCTGGTGACCAGGTGTTCGCAAGGAACTTCCGTCCAGGTCCTGCGTGGCTCCCTGCAGTCATCACCGAACAACGCACATCGTCTATGGATGTTCTACTGGAGGACGGACAGCGTTTAACTCGACATCTGGATCACATCCGCCAGCCCCCTGAGGAACTAAGTGCAGACAACCAAGAGTCAGGCAGCCCAGTAGCTACAGGTCTGGCTCCAAGCTTGGACGTGGGTCAGAGGCAGCTAACTCCGGATCGCCTTCACGACACCGAGTCTAGGCAAGATCCCAGGGCAGACGTGGCGAGGGAAACGGAACTTGCTGTCAAAGCACCCAGTACTCCTGTCCTGCGTCGAAGTACCAGAATTCGACGACCAGTATCGCGCTACTCACCTTGA